The Styela clava chromosome 13, kaStyClav1.hap1.2, whole genome shotgun sequence genome has a window encoding:
- the LOC120332561 gene encoding uncharacterized protein LOC120332561, producing MTMSTIDTILPVLNILLLCFASGYSVFEFEFDEENKVYALAQSSMGHCGFDISKVDAYCYWNVKTETWKCAYTCKPGYFVLVIDDNTYPFIVEDCNYKEDEWLENRCVPEQDVDHFCLGDYVEQIDLCPYSIDALLTWYNETDDYMFKRPPFQAQSLGFLLQVQLQVENDNDVQRSFKSKRKNTCQVSGYFPCTTLSMCPWQRKGKKCGAVTQCGFDCNRIQCMKYCLRCKRGRLAAKCFQYKTFA from the exons atgACAATGAGTACTATCGATACTATTTTGCCGGTACTGAATATTTTGCTACTATGTTTTGCGAGTGGATACTCCGTTTTTGAGTTTGAATTTGATGAGGAGAACAAAGTTTACGCGTTGGCACAAAGCAGTATGG GTCATTGTGGTTTTGACATATCTAAAGTTGATGCCTATTGCTATTGGAATGTAAAGACGGAAACATGGAAATGTGCTTATACATGCAAACctggatattttgttttggttatAGATGACAATACTTATCCTTTTATTGTAGAAGATTGTAA CTACAAAGAAGATGAATGGCTGGAAAACAGATGTGTTCCTGAACAAGACGTTGATCATTTTTGTCTTGGAGATTACGTTGAACAG ataGACCTCTGTCCATATTCGATAGATGCATTGTTAACTTGGTACAACGAGACAGATGATTACATGTTCAAACGACCGCCATTTCAAGCACAGTCACTTGGTTTCTTACTACAAGTACAACTACAAGTCGAGAATGATAATGACGTACAAAGAAGTTTTAAGTCAAAGAGAAAG aatACGTGTCAGGTGAGCGGATACTTTCCCTGTACCACTCTGAGTATGTGTCCTTGGCAGAGAAAGGGGAAGAAATGTGGAG ctgTAACTCAATGCGGATTTGACTGCAACAGAATAcaatgcatgaaatattgtcTAAGATGCAAACGTGGACGTCTTGCTGCTAAATGTTTTCAATACAAGACATTTGCCTAA
- the LOC120332821 gene encoding uncharacterized protein LOC120332821 isoform X1, with amino-acid sequence MQSYFESLSGNNPGLELLDDSPVGDGDDERSIDMSGALSQIALQHSHSPNSGPQGSISLQNQAHLFGDEDDLFVCGRCKQQFTDLQIFLLHKREECITRQRTIQNQEEALPMMQLQQITNDQLQQNHHIDALPGTVLIADSQGLMSRGQQAIMINASQYSNQTMENTAGLNLTQDSRKDRDLSSTAIRNTMENMNLLSTTPQNHISLNQVGNLVQYPGNTADILQDNMNYSTRPGDDSVISEDILISSTSAQTDFGAECQMQQNEVNQQQLGSLGIGMVTNTSITSLMQQLPSLQNPTIHQQNNFTNNQQQQQQVYIHISPQTQLDTQKTYTLQPRDLINTNSALGLNLSALNLAPYTVATTNGNFTTIQQDIQPQRSLNLTKHTPILARPENMTTIPQQQTIPGSSIAINEEVSNVQSTPGPDSTSEVKSKKKTSLKFTCHFCSKGFSRGFDLEQHVRSHTGEKPFQCIVCGRAFAQKSNVKKHMSTHKVWPKKALDFLPSLILLDEGKDVANSKDKEDNANDPISNKQSSESRSNSFSFVSTTVHSCPYCDQVLGSFKERKSHMLRHKDKQVYKCVKEGCEQTFQDLDDYVEHVKVHEGSMTYRCHHCHHIFDTLHNLGVHQYQAHLNDKSKAAKYPRLYSCTLCPGKFSHPELLHKHSMTESHNHPCSFCPKRFSCDRYLRKHIAAAHSNKPQKKVKCDICGVKVRSIYYMRSHMMIHTKEKPFKCSMCQSSFNRKDKLKRHMVIHDPVKKYKCPLRSVLGCTKEFSRPDKLKAHIICHNGARPHKCSFCPKTYTRRCFKVAHERTHSEEFQCQACKKGFTDNLRLHLHKCKPVSENDANSAIASKNVKRRTRPLGLRKPIKTYGNESHLETEPNLVGPMYAIRSGSKRNFRKKSQKTAQDSGDLSTSSTRTDKINVEIELPEQDEATSGDESEVEIDVEADDIDCVI; translated from the exons ATGCAGTCATATTTCGAATCTCTCTCAG GAAATAATCCTGGTCTTGAACTACTGGATGATTCTCCAGTCGGTGATGGCGATGATGAACGTTCTATCGATATGTCGGGTGCATTGTCACAGATTGCACTCCAGCATTCCCACAGTCCCAATTCTGGTCCACAGGGAAGCATATCTTTGCAAAACCAAGCGCATTTATTCGGAGATGAAGatgatttatttgtttgtggTCGTTGCAAACAACAATTTACCGATTTACAG ATTTTTTTGCTCCACAAACGTGAGGAGTGCATCACCAGACAACGAACCATACAAAATCAGGAAGAAGCCCTACCCATGATGCAACTTCAACAAATAACTAATGATCAGTTACAGCAAAATCATCATATTGACGCTTTACCTGGGACTGTACTCATTGCAGACAGCCAAGGTTTGATGTCAAGAG GACAGCAAGCAATCATGATAAATGCatcacaatattcaaatcaaACAATGGAAAATACAGCCGGTTTGAACCTAACACAGGATTCCAGAAAAGATAGGGATTTGTCATCAACTGCAATCAG AAATACAATGGAAAACATGAATCTATTATCAACAACTCCACAAAATCATATCTCGTTAAACCAAGTTGGAAATCTGGTCCAGTATCCTGGGAACACAGCAGATATATTACAAGATAATATGAATTATTCAACAAGACCTGGAGATGATTCTGTTATATCTGAAGATATATTGATCAGTTCAACATCAGCACAGACAGATTTTGGTGCGGAGTGCCAAATGCAACAGAATGAAG TGAACCAACAGCAACTAGGATCTCTAGGAATTGGAATGGTCACCAATACCAGTATTACATCTCTTATGCAGCAACTTCCATCACTGCAGAATCCAACTATTCATCAGCAGAACAATTTCACTAATAATCAGCAACAGCAGCAACAAGTTTATATTCACATCTCACCACAGACCCAACTCGACACCCAAAAAACATACACTTTACAACCAAGGGATCTAATTAAt acgAATTCTGCTCTAGGATTGAATTTATCAGCCCTGAATTTAGCCCCATATACAGTTGCAACCACAAATGGAAATTTCACAACCATACAACAAGATATTCAACCACAGAGATCTTTG AATCTTACTAAACATACTCCCATACTTGCTCGCCCTGAGAATATGACAACAATACCTCAGCAACAAACTATTCCTGGTTCTAGTATTGCCATAAATGAAGAAGTATCCAATGTTCAGAG TACACCAGGGCCTGACTCGACATCTGAGGTGAAATCGAAAAAGAAGACATCTTTAAAATTTACATGTCATTTCTGTTCAAAGGGATTTTCAAGAGGATTTGATTTGGAACAACATGTCAGAAGCCACACTG GTGAAAAGCCATTTCAATGCATTGTATGTGGAAGAGCATTCGCACAGAAATCTAATGTTAAAAAACATATGTCAACCCATAAAGTATGGCCGAAGAAAGCACTCGATTTTTTACCCAGTCTTATTCTATTGGATGAAGGCAAAG ATGTTGCAAATTCTAAAGACAAAGAAGATAATGCCaatgatccgatttcaaataaGCAAAGTAGTGAGTCTCGGAGCAACTCGTTTTCTTTTGTTTCAACGACAGTGCACTCATGTCCATATTGTGACCAAGTATTGGGTTCATTTAAGGAAAGAAAGTCTCATATGCTGAGGCATAAAGATAAACAG gttTATAAATGTGTAAAAGAAGGATGTGAGCAAACATTTCAAGATTTAGATGATTATGTAGAACATGTCAag GTCCATGAAGGTTCAATGACATACAGATGTCATCACTGCCATCATATATTTGATACTTTACATAATCTTGGTGTTCATCAGTATCAAGCACATTTAAATGATAAATCAAAAGCAGCTAA ATACCCGCGATTATATTCATGTACATTATGTCCTGGTAAATTCTCTCATCCTGAATTGTTACATAAGCATTCAATGACAGAATCTCATAACCATCCATGTTCCTTCTGTCCAAAAAGATTTTCATGTGACAGATATTTAAGAAAACATATTGCTGCTGCTCATTCAAACAAGCCACAGAAGAAAGTAAA GTGTGATATATGTGGTGTTAAAGTACGAAGCATATACTACATGAGATCTCATATGATGATTCACACTAAAGAAAAACCATTCAAATGTTCTATGTGCCAGTCTTCATTCAATCGGAAAGACAAATTAAAACGACATATGGTTATACATGATCCTGTCAAAAAATACAAG TGTCCTCTTCGATCAGTATTAGGATGTACAAAGGAATTCAGTCGTCCTGATAAGTTGAAAGCTCACATAATTTGTCACAATGGTGCCAGGCCACATAAATGTTCATTCTGTCCGAAGACATACACAAGAAGATGTTTTAAG GTTGCACATGAGCGAACTCATAGTGAAGAATTCCAATGTCAGGCATGCAAGAAAGGTTTTACCGACAATCTTCGTCTTCATTTACATAAGTGTAAACCTGTATCAGAGAACGATGCCAACTCAGCCATTGCATCCAAAAATGTAAAACGACGAACAAGACCCTTAGGATTGAGAAAACCTATCAAAACCTATGGAAATGAAAGCCATTTGGAAACTGAACCAAACTTAGTAGGACCTATGTATGCTATACGTAGTGGATCCAAAAGGAATTTTCGCAAAAAATCCCAGAAAACGGCTCAGGATTCTGGCGATCTATCCACTTCTAGTACAAGAactgataaaataaatgtaGAAATTGAACTTCCGGAACAAGACGAAGCAACTTCCGGTGATGAATCTGAGGTCGAAATTGATGTTGAAGCTGATGATATTGATTGTGTTATTTAA
- the LOC120332821 gene encoding uncharacterized protein LOC120332821 isoform X2, with protein MSGALSQIALQHSHSPNSGPQGSISLQNQAHLFGDEDDLFVCGRCKQQFTDLQIFLLHKREECITRQRTIQNQEEALPMMQLQQITNDQLQQNHHIDALPGTVLIADSQGLMSRGQQAIMINASQYSNQTMENTAGLNLTQDSRKDRDLSSTAIRNTMENMNLLSTTPQNHISLNQVGNLVQYPGNTADILQDNMNYSTRPGDDSVISEDILISSTSAQTDFGAECQMQQNEVNQQQLGSLGIGMVTNTSITSLMQQLPSLQNPTIHQQNNFTNNQQQQQQVYIHISPQTQLDTQKTYTLQPRDLINTNSALGLNLSALNLAPYTVATTNGNFTTIQQDIQPQRSLNLTKHTPILARPENMTTIPQQQTIPGSSIAINEEVSNVQSTPGPDSTSEVKSKKKTSLKFTCHFCSKGFSRGFDLEQHVRSHTGEKPFQCIVCGRAFAQKSNVKKHMSTHKVWPKKALDFLPSLILLDEGKDVANSKDKEDNANDPISNKQSSESRSNSFSFVSTTVHSCPYCDQVLGSFKERKSHMLRHKDKQVYKCVKEGCEQTFQDLDDYVEHVKVHEGSMTYRCHHCHHIFDTLHNLGVHQYQAHLNDKSKAAKYPRLYSCTLCPGKFSHPELLHKHSMTESHNHPCSFCPKRFSCDRYLRKHIAAAHSNKPQKKVKCDICGVKVRSIYYMRSHMMIHTKEKPFKCSMCQSSFNRKDKLKRHMVIHDPVKKYKCPLRSVLGCTKEFSRPDKLKAHIICHNGARPHKCSFCPKTYTRRCFKVAHERTHSEEFQCQACKKGFTDNLRLHLHKCKPVSENDANSAIASKNVKRRTRPLGLRKPIKTYGNESHLETEPNLVGPMYAIRSGSKRNFRKKSQKTAQDSGDLSTSSTRTDKINVEIELPEQDEATSGDESEVEIDVEADDIDCVI; from the exons ATGTCGGGTGCATTGTCACAGATTGCACTCCAGCATTCCCACAGTCCCAATTCTGGTCCACAGGGAAGCATATCTTTGCAAAACCAAGCGCATTTATTCGGAGATGAAGatgatttatttgtttgtggTCGTTGCAAACAACAATTTACCGATTTACAG ATTTTTTTGCTCCACAAACGTGAGGAGTGCATCACCAGACAACGAACCATACAAAATCAGGAAGAAGCCCTACCCATGATGCAACTTCAACAAATAACTAATGATCAGTTACAGCAAAATCATCATATTGACGCTTTACCTGGGACTGTACTCATTGCAGACAGCCAAGGTTTGATGTCAAGAG GACAGCAAGCAATCATGATAAATGCatcacaatattcaaatcaaACAATGGAAAATACAGCCGGTTTGAACCTAACACAGGATTCCAGAAAAGATAGGGATTTGTCATCAACTGCAATCAG AAATACAATGGAAAACATGAATCTATTATCAACAACTCCACAAAATCATATCTCGTTAAACCAAGTTGGAAATCTGGTCCAGTATCCTGGGAACACAGCAGATATATTACAAGATAATATGAATTATTCAACAAGACCTGGAGATGATTCTGTTATATCTGAAGATATATTGATCAGTTCAACATCAGCACAGACAGATTTTGGTGCGGAGTGCCAAATGCAACAGAATGAAG TGAACCAACAGCAACTAGGATCTCTAGGAATTGGAATGGTCACCAATACCAGTATTACATCTCTTATGCAGCAACTTCCATCACTGCAGAATCCAACTATTCATCAGCAGAACAATTTCACTAATAATCAGCAACAGCAGCAACAAGTTTATATTCACATCTCACCACAGACCCAACTCGACACCCAAAAAACATACACTTTACAACCAAGGGATCTAATTAAt acgAATTCTGCTCTAGGATTGAATTTATCAGCCCTGAATTTAGCCCCATATACAGTTGCAACCACAAATGGAAATTTCACAACCATACAACAAGATATTCAACCACAGAGATCTTTG AATCTTACTAAACATACTCCCATACTTGCTCGCCCTGAGAATATGACAACAATACCTCAGCAACAAACTATTCCTGGTTCTAGTATTGCCATAAATGAAGAAGTATCCAATGTTCAGAG TACACCAGGGCCTGACTCGACATCTGAGGTGAAATCGAAAAAGAAGACATCTTTAAAATTTACATGTCATTTCTGTTCAAAGGGATTTTCAAGAGGATTTGATTTGGAACAACATGTCAGAAGCCACACTG GTGAAAAGCCATTTCAATGCATTGTATGTGGAAGAGCATTCGCACAGAAATCTAATGTTAAAAAACATATGTCAACCCATAAAGTATGGCCGAAGAAAGCACTCGATTTTTTACCCAGTCTTATTCTATTGGATGAAGGCAAAG ATGTTGCAAATTCTAAAGACAAAGAAGATAATGCCaatgatccgatttcaaataaGCAAAGTAGTGAGTCTCGGAGCAACTCGTTTTCTTTTGTTTCAACGACAGTGCACTCATGTCCATATTGTGACCAAGTATTGGGTTCATTTAAGGAAAGAAAGTCTCATATGCTGAGGCATAAAGATAAACAG gttTATAAATGTGTAAAAGAAGGATGTGAGCAAACATTTCAAGATTTAGATGATTATGTAGAACATGTCAag GTCCATGAAGGTTCAATGACATACAGATGTCATCACTGCCATCATATATTTGATACTTTACATAATCTTGGTGTTCATCAGTATCAAGCACATTTAAATGATAAATCAAAAGCAGCTAA ATACCCGCGATTATATTCATGTACATTATGTCCTGGTAAATTCTCTCATCCTGAATTGTTACATAAGCATTCAATGACAGAATCTCATAACCATCCATGTTCCTTCTGTCCAAAAAGATTTTCATGTGACAGATATTTAAGAAAACATATTGCTGCTGCTCATTCAAACAAGCCACAGAAGAAAGTAAA GTGTGATATATGTGGTGTTAAAGTACGAAGCATATACTACATGAGATCTCATATGATGATTCACACTAAAGAAAAACCATTCAAATGTTCTATGTGCCAGTCTTCATTCAATCGGAAAGACAAATTAAAACGACATATGGTTATACATGATCCTGTCAAAAAATACAAG TGTCCTCTTCGATCAGTATTAGGATGTACAAAGGAATTCAGTCGTCCTGATAAGTTGAAAGCTCACATAATTTGTCACAATGGTGCCAGGCCACATAAATGTTCATTCTGTCCGAAGACATACACAAGAAGATGTTTTAAG GTTGCACATGAGCGAACTCATAGTGAAGAATTCCAATGTCAGGCATGCAAGAAAGGTTTTACCGACAATCTTCGTCTTCATTTACATAAGTGTAAACCTGTATCAGAGAACGATGCCAACTCAGCCATTGCATCCAAAAATGTAAAACGACGAACAAGACCCTTAGGATTGAGAAAACCTATCAAAACCTATGGAAATGAAAGCCATTTGGAAACTGAACCAAACTTAGTAGGACCTATGTATGCTATACGTAGTGGATCCAAAAGGAATTTTCGCAAAAAATCCCAGAAAACGGCTCAGGATTCTGGCGATCTATCCACTTCTAGTACAAGAactgataaaataaatgtaGAAATTGAACTTCCGGAACAAGACGAAGCAACTTCCGGTGATGAATCTGAGGTCGAAATTGATGTTGAAGCTGATGATATTGATTGTGTTATTTAA